Proteins co-encoded in one Bacteroidales bacterium genomic window:
- a CDS encoding RimK family protein has protein sequence MNDVLILLDSINDWKPYYETNSILTVPDYLKHKLHGKESRLVINLSNDYSYNSEGYYCSLLAQTRGQKVIPGVEIINKLETGTGIRMDRNLQKTCYQWIQKKNITDDIWYLNVYFGTCQEEGLKKVARFIFDNYPCPLLRVGFNTRSRNQIETIQSLSLKDLNEKEQDYFAEALDNFSKKVWRTPRTPKSMRYSLAILYDPEEKFPPSNKKAISKFMEIAKKMSIYTELITEEDAMRLMEFDALFIRTTTSLNHFTFHLSQKAMMNDMVAIDDPLSIIRCTNKVYLNELLEKEKIPAPASMLIFKSNDNSFEQISTQLGVPFILKIPDGSFSHGMHKINNEQELDIALNMLFEKSAILLAQEFIPTDFDWRIGILNGEAIFACKYYMAKGHWQIYHHLDTGKSQSGLVNTIPIYQVPQNVLRTAIKATSCIGKGLYGVDLKVVNDRAVVIEINDNPNIDYGIEDAILGDELYYRILNHFIRCMELKHH, from the coding sequence ATGAATGACGTATTGATTTTGTTGGATAGTATAAACGATTGGAAACCATACTATGAAACCAACAGTATTTTAACTGTGCCTGATTATCTGAAGCATAAACTACATGGAAAAGAATCCAGACTTGTTATAAACCTGAGTAATGATTATAGTTACAATTCCGAAGGATATTATTGTTCATTGCTGGCACAAACGCGGGGACAAAAAGTTATTCCTGGCGTTGAAATTATCAATAAGCTGGAGACAGGAACGGGTATTCGAATGGATCGTAATCTGCAGAAAACCTGTTATCAATGGATACAAAAGAAAAATATTACAGATGATATCTGGTATCTGAATGTTTATTTTGGCACATGCCAAGAAGAAGGCTTGAAAAAAGTTGCCCGTTTTATCTTCGACAATTATCCCTGTCCTTTGTTGAGAGTCGGGTTTAATACCCGGTCTCGAAATCAGATTGAAACAATCCAATCATTGTCATTGAAAGACTTGAATGAAAAGGAACAGGATTATTTTGCGGAAGCTTTGGACAATTTCAGCAAGAAAGTATGGCGAACACCCCGAACTCCTAAGTCGATGCGTTACAGTCTTGCAATTTTGTACGATCCGGAAGAGAAATTTCCTCCGAGCAACAAAAAAGCAATTTCCAAATTTATGGAGATTGCAAAAAAAATGAGTATTTACACTGAACTTATCACCGAAGAAGATGCTATGCGACTGATGGAATTTGATGCTTTGTTCATCCGCACCACCACTTCGCTGAACCATTTTACGTTTCACCTGTCACAAAAAGCTATGATGAACGATATGGTTGCTATTGATGATCCTCTGTCGATTATACGTTGTACCAATAAAGTATATCTCAACGAATTATTGGAAAAAGAAAAAATACCGGCGCCCGCATCCATGTTGATTTTCAAATCAAATGATAATTCTTTCGAACAGATTAGTACCCAACTGGGAGTTCCGTTCATTTTGAAAATCCCCGATGGTTCATTTTCTCATGGAATGCATAAAATAAATAATGAACAGGAATTGGATATTGCCTTGAATATGTTATTTGAGAAATCAGCTATTTTGCTTGCTCAGGAATTTATTCCGACTGATTTTGATTGGCGTATAGGTATTTTGAACGGCGAAGCAATTTTCGCTTGCAAGTATTACATGGCTAAAGGGCATTGGCAAATTTATCATCATCTGGATACCGGAAAAAGTCAATCCGGATTGGTAAATACAATTCCGATTTATCAGGTTCCGCAGAATGTTTTACGAACAGCCATCAAGGCTACTTCATGTATAGGAAAAGGATTGTACGGAGTTGATTTAAAGGTGGTAAACGACCGTGCCGTTGTGATTGAAATAAACGATAATCCAAATATCGATTATGGAATAGAAGATGCTATTCTGGGCGATGAATTGTATTACAGGATATTGAATCATTTTATTCGTTGTATGGAATTAAAACATCATTAA
- the rimI gene encoding ribosomal protein S18-alanine N-acetyltransferase translates to MGSIITQATSADLDRIFEIENQSFGAEKFSRRQLAYLINRAKGIFYILKSGDKIVAYMSLLHRPKTNVLRIYSIAVHPSERGKHFSDKLITTAIEYAKQKQLKIVSLEVKTTNLPAIGLYEKYGFVQKTIKKEYYTDGTDACIMRLKIE, encoded by the coding sequence ATGGGCTCAATAATTACTCAGGCAACTTCCGCCGACCTAGATAGGATATTTGAAATAGAAAATCAAAGTTTTGGTGCCGAAAAGTTTTCCAGAAGACAACTTGCTTATCTCATCAACCGGGCAAAAGGAATATTCTATATTCTAAAATCCGGTGATAAAATTGTTGCTTACATGTCTTTATTGCATCGTCCTAAGACAAATGTTTTGCGGATTTACTCCATCGCTGTTCACCCTTCTGAAAGAGGAAAGCATTTCTCCGATAAACTTATCACAACTGCAATTGAATATGCGAAACAAAAACAATTAAAAATCGTTTCGCTGGAGGTGAAAACCACAAATCTACCGGCAATCGGCTTGTATGAAAAATACGGTTTTGTTCAGAAGACTATCAAAAAAGAATATTATACCGACGGAACGGATGCTTGTATTATGCGGCTGAAAATCGAATAA
- a CDS encoding NAD-dependent deacylase has translation MQKGSAKIVILTGAGISAESGISTFRDSDGLWCNHKIEDVCTPMAWAKNPQLVTDFYNARRKQLFEVVPNNAHTKLAELEKKYDVTVITQNVDDLHERGGSSNVLHLHGELKKVRSTVNSNLIYELKHWEVKIGDMCELGSQLRPHIVWFGEDVPNFNLAMEISQQADIFIVIGTSLQVYPAASLLYLINNNVPKYLIDPNAENYQNIENLYIIREKATVGVEKLVSKLMRFDKFTN, from the coding sequence ATGCAAAAAGGATCGGCAAAAATAGTAATACTTACCGGCGCAGGAATTAGTGCCGAAAGCGGAATATCAACATTCAGAGATTCCGACGGATTATGGTGTAATCATAAAATAGAGGACGTATGTACTCCTATGGCATGGGCGAAAAATCCTCAATTGGTTACAGATTTTTACAATGCGCGAAGAAAGCAATTGTTTGAAGTTGTGCCGAATAATGCACATACAAAACTTGCGGAACTTGAGAAAAAATATGATGTAACGGTTATTACACAAAATGTGGATGATTTACATGAACGCGGCGGTTCTTCAAATGTATTACATCTCCACGGAGAATTAAAAAAGGTTAGAAGTACGGTTAACTCTAACCTGATATACGAACTTAAACATTGGGAAGTGAAAATAGGTGATATGTGTGAACTCGGTTCGCAATTACGACCGCATATTGTTTGGTTCGGTGAAGATGTGCCGAATTTTAACCTTGCAATGGAAATTTCTCAACAAGCCGATATTTTTATTGTCATAGGAACTTCTCTTCAAGTTTATCCGGCAGCATCATTGTTATATCTAATTAATAACAATGTACCGAAATATCTGATTGACCCTAATGCCGAAAACTATCAGAATATTGAAAATCTTTATATTATTAGGGAGAAGGCTACAGTTGGGGTAGAAAAATTGGTTTCGAAATTAATGCGGTTTGATAAATTTACAAATTGA
- a CDS encoding FAD:protein FMN transferase: MNKIFKNWFRNFVIILLFLSAIPVSSQRLNNPLQFIIEGFTQGTYYRVVYYAFDSVVKKIEVEKFLADFLQTASLWEPNSIVSKINDNKEVELNEDFIGIFNLSQKVSKMSDGAFDITAGNLINLWGFGNKNEQQPSKHAIDSLKMFVGYRNIELRNNKIYKKYPEISLNLNAIAKGYSVDLLSEQLKKKGLNSFLVDIGGEIRASGKKPNGKLWAIGIEEPSENQDSSRDIHNIIVFTDKSVATSGTYRRFYLKDGIKYSHTIDPKTGYPVAHTLLSVTVIADDCGTADAFATAFMVMGKEKSLEFLKTHPEFDAYFIYSEKDGSLKTMYTRGFEKYLTR; the protein is encoded by the coding sequence ATGAATAAAATTTTTAAAAACTGGTTTAGAAACTTTGTGATTATATTACTCTTTTTGAGTGCTATACCTGTTTCATCACAAAGATTAAACAATCCGTTGCAATTTATTATCGAAGGGTTTACACAAGGAACTTATTACCGCGTGGTCTATTATGCATTTGATTCGGTTGTAAAGAAAATTGAAGTTGAAAAATTTTTAGCAGATTTTTTACAAACCGCTTCTTTGTGGGAACCGAATTCAATTGTTTCTAAAATCAATGATAATAAAGAAGTTGAGTTGAATGAAGATTTTATAGGAATATTCAATCTCTCCCAGAAAGTTTCGAAAATGTCGGACGGAGCTTTTGATATTACAGCAGGAAACCTTATCAATTTATGGGGTTTCGGAAATAAAAACGAACAACAACCGTCGAAACATGCGATAGATTCTTTAAAGATGTTTGTAGGATATCGGAACATTGAATTAAGGAACAATAAAATTTATAAAAAATATCCTGAAATTTCACTTAATTTGAATGCGATAGCCAAAGGATATTCTGTTGATTTGCTATCTGAACAATTAAAAAAGAAAGGATTAAATTCATTTCTGGTTGATATCGGAGGAGAAATTCGTGCAAGCGGCAAAAAACCTAATGGAAAACTGTGGGCAATAGGAATAGAAGAACCTTCGGAAAATCAAGATTCAAGCAGAGATATACATAATATTATAGTTTTTACCGATAAATCAGTTGCAACATCGGGAACATACAGAAGATTTTATTTAAAAGACGGAATAAAATATTCACATACAATTGATCCCAAAACGGGTTATCCGGTTGCACATACTTTATTGAGTGTAACCGTAATTGCAGATGATTGCGGAACCGCCGATGCATTTGCTACCGCTTTTATGGTAATGGGAAAAGAAAAATCTTTGGAATTTCTGAAAACTCATCCCGAGTTTGATGCCTACTTTATTTATTCCGAGAAAGACGGATCGCTGAAAACGATGTACACGAGAGGCTTTGAGAAGTATTTAACAAGATAA
- a CDS encoding cysteine desulfurase: MNIKNIRSKFPILERAIYGKPLIYLDNAATTQKPQSVIDELVNYYKNENSNIHRGVHFLSQHATEKYEGTRYKIKEFINAKLSEEIIFTRGTTEAINLVSSSFGEKFLNEGDEVIISALEHHSNIVPWQLICEKKKAHLRVIPINEKGEIIIEKLIELINKKTKIIAVAHVSNALGTINPIKKIIEIAHENNIPVLIDGAQAISHFNVDVQELDCDFYCFSGHKMYAPMGIGVLYGKKELLDSMPPYQGGGEMIKTVSFEKTTYNDLPFKFEAGTPNVGDALALSSAIDFINNIGYDNIIKYETELLDYCLLEMKKLGFVRIIGTSEHKAGVISFLINGVHPYDTGIILDKMGIAIRTGHHCAEPVMDFFKIPGTARASFAIYNTKREIDAFIQGLVSVNKMFKS; encoded by the coding sequence ATGAATATAAAAAATATCCGTTCAAAATTTCCGATTCTTGAAAGAGCAATCTACGGAAAGCCCTTGATTTATCTTGATAATGCCGCTACTACTCAGAAACCGCAATCTGTTATTGATGAGCTTGTTAATTACTACAAAAATGAAAACAGCAATATTCATCGCGGAGTGCATTTTCTTAGTCAGCATGCTACGGAAAAATATGAAGGAACCCGGTATAAAATAAAAGAGTTTATTAACGCAAAACTTTCCGAAGAAATAATATTTACACGGGGCACAACAGAAGCTATAAATCTGGTGTCGAGTTCTTTCGGGGAGAAGTTTCTTAATGAAGGTGATGAGGTAATTATTTCCGCTTTAGAACATCACTCGAATATTGTTCCTTGGCAATTAATTTGCGAAAAAAAGAAAGCGCACTTAAGAGTAATTCCAATCAATGAAAAAGGTGAAATAATTATTGAAAAATTAATTGAATTAATCAATAAAAAAACTAAAATCATAGCCGTTGCACATGTTTCAAACGCACTCGGCACAATAAATCCGATTAAGAAAATCATAGAAATAGCGCATGAAAATAATATTCCCGTATTAATTGACGGAGCTCAGGCAATCTCACATTTTAATGTTGACGTTCAGGAACTTGATTGCGATTTTTATTGTTTTTCCGGTCATAAAATGTATGCTCCTATGGGTATCGGTGTTTTATACGGTAAAAAGGAATTGCTGGATAGCATGCCGCCATATCAGGGTGGAGGAGAGATGATTAAAACGGTAAGTTTTGAAAAAACAACTTATAATGATTTGCCTTTTAAGTTCGAAGCCGGAACCCCTAACGTTGGCGATGCTCTTGCATTGAGTTCCGCCATAGATTTTATTAATAATATCGGTTACGATAATATTATTAAGTACGAAACGGAATTGCTGGATTATTGTCTCTTAGAAATGAAAAAGCTCGGTTTTGTAAGAATTATCGGCACTTCCGAACATAAAGCAGGCGTAATCTCATTTTTAATTAACGGTGTTCATCCTTATGATACGGGAATTATTCTTGATAAAATGGGAATAGCCATAAGAACCGGACATCATTGTGCCGAACCGGTTATGGATTTTTTCAAAATTCCGGGTACGGCAAGAGCTTCATTTGCAATTTATAATACTAAAAGGGAAATAGATGCATTTATACAGGGGCTTGTTTCGGTAAATAAAATGTTTAAATCTTGA
- the sufD gene encoding Fe-S cluster assembly protein SufD, translating to MSDLKKILSKFAVERILKEESSCFKSFRQKALEEFDRIGFPDKKDENWQDLKLDKFLTKNYSVQPISGNFDINNFSCELNYMNAHEYYLINSNKIVSKGADSNIVVKNILEVGENTLNQFFNKIAKSDKNGFNLVNTAAFTGGFFIKIPDNTNIEIPLQFIALNNYQENYFSNVRNLIIIGKNCNVKIIQCEDTLSNNDYFLNSLTEVFVDENSYMELYKMYNISNSSASVSSIYINQERNSTVKSFSFELNAGLLRSNILTNLNGQNAESLSYGIYFADKQQQIDNNVKVNHIVPNCSSEQIFKGIIDDMAHSIFNGLIVVDREAQKTAASQINRNILLTDKARAISKPFLEIYADDVKCSHGATIGQLDENALFYLQARGISFEKARMLLLHAFVGEIISKIKIDAISVRINDLVKKRLNGELSDCKSCILRCSDAQIDKDCH from the coding sequence ATGTCGGATCTGAAAAAAATATTATCAAAATTCGCTGTTGAACGCATTCTTAAAGAAGAATCTTCATGTTTTAAATCATTTCGCCAGAAAGCTTTGGAAGAATTTGACCGAATAGGTTTTCCAGATAAAAAAGATGAGAATTGGCAGGATTTGAAACTCGATAAGTTTTTAACTAAAAATTATTCTGTTCAACCTATTTCCGGTAATTTTGATATAAATAATTTTTCTTGTGAGTTGAATTATATGAATGCGCATGAATATTATTTAATTAATTCGAATAAAATTGTTAGTAAAGGTGCCGATTCGAACATTGTAGTTAAGAATATTCTGGAAGTAGGGGAAAATACTTTAAATCAATTTTTTAATAAAATTGCGAAGAGTGATAAAAACGGATTTAATCTTGTAAATACGGCGGCTTTTACAGGCGGCTTTTTTATTAAAATTCCCGATAATACTAATATAGAAATTCCATTGCAATTCATAGCTTTAAATAATTATCAGGAAAATTATTTTTCTAATGTCAGAAATTTAATTATCATCGGAAAAAATTGTAATGTGAAAATTATTCAATGTGAAGATACTCTTTCTAATAACGATTATTTCTTGAATAGTTTGACTGAAGTTTTTGTTGATGAAAATTCTTACATGGAGCTATATAAAATGTATAATATCTCTAATTCTTCCGCGTCGGTTAGTTCGATCTATATCAATCAAGAAAGAAATAGTACTGTAAAATCATTTTCTTTTGAACTGAATGCCGGATTGCTTCGAAGTAATATTTTGACGAATTTAAACGGACAAAATGCGGAGTCTTTATCTTATGGAATTTATTTTGCCGATAAACAACAACAGATTGATAATAATGTGAAAGTTAATCATATTGTGCCAAATTGTTCCAGTGAGCAAATTTTCAAAGGAATTATTGATGATATGGCCCATTCCATTTTTAACGGCTTAATTGTTGTTGATAGGGAAGCTCAGAAAACAGCAGCATCACAAATCAATAGAAATATTTTATTAACGGATAAAGCAAGAGCAATTTCAAAACCTTTTCTGGAGATTTATGCCGATGACGTGAAATGTAGCCATGGCGCAACAATAGGACAATTGGATGAAAATGCCCTGTTCTATCTTCAGGCGCGCGGTATTTCATTTGAAAAAGCAAGAATGTTATTGCTTCATGCCTTTGTGGGAGAAATTATTTCCAAAATAAAGATCGATGCAATTTCTGTTCGTATAAATGACCTTGTGAAAAAACGCTTGAACGGCGAGTTATCCGATTGTAAATCCTGTATTTTAAGGTGCAGCGATGCGCAAATAGATAAAGATTGTCATTGA
- the sufC gene encoding Fe-S cluster assembly ATPase SufC has protein sequence MLLEIKDLKVSVNGKEILKGLSLNVDKGEVHAIMGPNGTGKSTLASVIAGRDIFSIDSGEILYKGKDLTKLSVDERANEGIFLSFQYPVEIPGVSMVNFMRTAIDEKRKYQGLDPISMPEFMSMMEEKKKLVELQDKLSGRSVNEGFSGGEKKKNEIFQMAMLEPELAILDETDSGLDIDALRVVSNGVNKLRNKNNAFIIITHYQRLLEYIVPDYVHVLYDGKIVKSGSKELALELEEKGYEGFKI, from the coding sequence ATGTTATTAGAAATAAAAGATCTGAAAGTTTCCGTTAACGGAAAAGAAATTTTAAAAGGATTATCTTTAAATGTCGATAAAGGCGAAGTTCACGCTATTATGGGTCCGAACGGAACCGGAAAAAGTACACTCGCATCCGTAATCGCCGGAAGAGATATATTCTCTATTGACAGCGGTGAAATATTATACAAAGGAAAAGACCTTACAAAATTAAGTGTTGATGAAAGAGCCAATGAAGGTATATTTCTAAGTTTTCAATATCCGGTTGAAATTCCGGGAGTTAGTATGGTAAATTTTATGAGAACCGCCATTGATGAAAAAAGAAAATATCAAGGTTTGGATCCTATAAGCATGCCGGAATTTATGTCAATGATGGAAGAAAAAAAGAAATTGGTTGAGTTGCAAGATAAACTTTCCGGGCGGTCTGTAAATGAAGGCTTTTCTGGCGGAGAAAAGAAAAAAAACGAAATTTTCCAAATGGCTATGCTCGAACCCGAACTTGCAATTCTTGATGAAACCGATTCGGGACTCGATATTGATGCGTTGAGAGTTGTTTCTAACGGAGTTAACAAGTTGAGAAACAAAAATAACGCTTTTATCATTATTACACATTATCAAAGATTACTCGAATATATTGTTCCCGATTATGTTCATGTTCTTTACGACGGCAAGATAGTTAAAAGCGGTAGTAAAGAATTAGCTCTTGAACTTGAAGAAAAAGGTTACGAAGGATTCAAAATTTAA
- the sufB gene encoding Fe-S cluster assembly protein SufB, whose amino-acid sequence MKENQDNIIEKFTSTEYQDGFVTDIQNESAPKGLNEDIIRFISAKKEEPDWLLEYRLKAYHNWLKMIEPHWAHLDYPPINYQDIIYYSAPIQKKQLDSIDDVDPELLKTFDKLGIPLEEQKRLANVAVDAVFDSVSVKTTFQNTLSKYGIIFCSFSEAVKNHPDLVKKYLGTVVPANDNFFSALNSAVFSDGSFCYIPKNVKCPMELSTYFRINAANTGQFERTLIIAEEGSYVSYMEGCTAPQRDENQLHAAVVEIVVMKDAEVKYSTVQNWYPGDKEGKGGIYNFVTKRGICKGNNAKLSWTQVETGSSKTWKYPSCILQGDNSVGEFYSVAVTNNYQQADTGTKMIHLGKNTKSTIISKGISCGNSDNSYRGMVKIAKQASNARNYSQCDSLLFGNKCGAHTYPYIITDNNSAIIEHEATTSKISEEQLFYCNQRGISTETAIGLIVNGYAKEVLSRLPMEFAAEARKLLSISLEGSVG is encoded by the coding sequence ATGAAAGAAAATCAAGATAATATTATAGAAAAATTTACTTCAACTGAATATCAGGACGGTTTCGTTACTGATATTCAGAATGAAAGTGCGCCGAAAGGTCTAAATGAAGATATTATCAGGTTTATTTCCGCTAAGAAAGAAGAACCGGATTGGTTGCTCGAATATCGTTTGAAAGCTTATCACAACTGGTTGAAAATGATTGAACCGCACTGGGCTCATCTTGATTATCCGCCGATCAATTATCAGGATATTATATATTATTCCGCTCCTATACAAAAGAAACAACTTGACAGTATTGACGATGTTGATCCTGAATTACTTAAAACTTTTGACAAGCTCGGAATTCCGCTCGAAGAACAAAAAAGATTGGCGAATGTTGCTGTTGATGCTGTGTTCGACAGTGTTTCTGTAAAAACAACTTTTCAAAATACTTTGAGCAAATATGGAATTATCTTCTGCTCTTTCAGCGAAGCCGTGAAAAATCATCCCGATTTAGTTAAGAAATATTTAGGCACGGTTGTCCCGGCTAATGATAACTTTTTTTCTGCTCTTAATTCCGCTGTTTTCAGCGATGGCTCGTTTTGTTATATTCCTAAGAATGTAAAGTGTCCGATGGAACTTTCAACTTATTTCAGGATTAATGCTGCCAATACGGGACAGTTTGAAAGAACATTGATTATTGCTGAGGAAGGTTCTTATGTTAGTTATATGGAAGGATGTACTGCTCCGCAACGCGATGAAAACCAGCTCCATGCGGCAGTTGTGGAAATTGTTGTGATGAAAGATGCGGAAGTAAAATATTCTACAGTGCAGAATTGGTATCCCGGCGATAAAGAAGGAAAAGGCGGTATCTATAATTTCGTTACAAAAAGAGGTATCTGTAAAGGAAATAATGCGAAACTTTCCTGGACACAAGTGGAAACCGGCTCGTCCAAAACTTGGAAATACCCGAGTTGTATTCTTCAAGGAGATAATTCTGTCGGAGAGTTTTATTCCGTTGCGGTTACAAATAACTACCAACAAGCAGATACCGGAACAAAAATGATTCATCTCGGAAAAAATACTAAAAGCACAATTATTTCAAAAGGAATCTCTTGCGGAAATAGCGATAACTCTTATCGCGGAATGGTCAAAATAGCTAAACAAGCTTCTAATGCCCGCAATTACTCACAATGTGATTCGCTTCTTTTTGGAAATAAATGCGGCGCTCATACTTATCCGTATATAATAACCGATAATAATTCTGCAATCATTGAACACGAAGCAACTACATCAAAAATATCTGAAGAACAATTGTTTTACTGTAATCAGAGAGGAATTTCTACGGAAACAGCAATCGGATTGATTGTCAATGGTTATGCAAAAGAAGTACTAAGCAGGCTTCCTATGGAATTTGCCGCTGAAGCAAGAAAACTGCTTTCAATAAGTCTTGAAGGCTCGGTTGGATAA
- the fsa gene encoding fructose-6-phosphate aldolase: MKFFLDTANLQQIQEAQELGVLDGVTTNPSLMAKEGVKGVEEIKNHYKKICEIVDGDVSAEVLSMTYEEMIKEGEELAALHPQITVKLPCTKDGIRAVKYFSDKGVKTNCTLVFSIGQALLAAKAGAKYVSPFVGRLDDISSDGVALVAQIVDIYNYYGYETQVLAASIRHTQHIIQCLEAGADVATCPLNAILGLLKHPLTDQGLEIFAKDAMKMKAEK, encoded by the coding sequence ATGAAATTCTTTTTAGATACAGCAAATTTACAACAAATTCAAGAAGCTCAGGAACTTGGCGTTCTTGACGGTGTTACCACAAATCCTTCATTAATGGCTAAAGAAGGTGTTAAAGGAGTAGAAGAAATTAAAAATCATTATAAAAAAATTTGTGAAATAGTCGATGGCGACGTTAGCGCCGAAGTGCTTTCAATGACTTATGAGGAAATGATTAAGGAAGGCGAGGAATTAGCTGCTCTTCATCCGCAAATTACTGTAAAACTTCCGTGTACAAAAGACGGAATTAGAGCTGTGAAATATTTTTCCGATAAAGGTGTTAAAACTAATTGTACTTTGGTGTTTTCGATCGGACAAGCTTTGCTTGCTGCAAAAGCCGGTGCTAAATACGTTTCTCCTTTTGTCGGAAGACTTGACGATATTTCCAGCGATGGTGTAGCCCTTGTAGCTCAAATAGTAGATATTTACAATTATTACGGTTATGAAACTCAGGTTTTGGCTGCATCTATAAGACATACTCAACATATAATCCAATGCCTTGAAGCAGGAGCCGATGTTGCAACTTGTCCGCTTAACGCAATACTCGGACTTCTTAAGCATCCGCTAACCGATCAAGGATTGGAAATATTTGCCAAAGATGCTATGAAAATGAAAGCTGAAAAATAA
- a CDS encoding (Fe-S)-binding protein — protein sequence MMANTTEKQNKALKFFDSRLNAKLLTHLNSCVHCGLCGTSCQYYITEETARNMPACKVDLVASIYRRYHTFAGKNFPKLTNARQLDDKITEEMIDDLFGRCTMCGRCVAHCSIGVDIPFVVRTGRMLLQQMDMVPKSIQSTVDAALNTGNNMAIPTQDFIDTINWLNEDLQFEVNDDEATIPLNKHGVKMLYTLNPREPKFFPLSISAIAKIFYLAKESWTISTEFYDITNYAYFVGDEEGAKIITKRLIDEAQKFGADTIILGECGHGSRAMRWEGPNWLKEKYPVKTITAVELIAQYIKDGRIKPDKSKITDRVTIHDPCNLVRNGGIIEEQRYIVNQCCSDFVEMTPHGIDNFCCGGGGGQLAMSEYNERRMRIGKIKADQIRATGAKIVITPCHNCVDQLSSLNIEYKLGVTIKTIAEIVADAL from the coding sequence ATGATGGCTAATACAACTGAAAAACAAAATAAGGCTCTGAAATTTTTTGATAGTCGTCTTAATGCTAAATTATTGACACATCTTAACAGTTGTGTTCATTGCGGACTTTGCGGAACCAGCTGCCAATATTATATTACAGAAGAAACCGCCAGAAATATGCCGGCTTGCAAAGTGGATCTTGTTGCGAGTATTTATCGTAGATACCACACTTTTGCAGGAAAGAACTTTCCAAAACTTACTAATGCCCGCCAACTTGATGATAAAATTACCGAAGAAATGATTGACGATTTATTCGGTAGATGTACAATGTGCGGCAGATGTGTTGCTCATTGCTCAATAGGTGTTGATATTCCTTTTGTTGTCAGAACCGGACGAATGCTGCTCCAACAAATGGATATGGTTCCTAAAAGTATTCAATCGACTGTTGATGCTGCGCTGAATACGGGTAATAACATGGCTATTCCAACTCAGGATTTTATTGATACCATTAATTGGTTGAATGAAGATCTTCAGTTTGAAGTTAATGACGATGAAGCAACAATTCCTCTTAATAAACACGGAGTAAAAATGCTTTATACATTGAATCCGCGCGAACCGAAATTCTTCCCGCTTTCAATTAGTGCCATTGCAAAAATATTTTATCTTGCAAAAGAATCTTGGACTATATCGACAGAATTTTATGATATTACCAATTATGCTTATTTCGTTGGAGATGAGGAAGGTGCAAAAATAATTACCAAACGTTTGATTGATGAAGCGCAAAAATTCGGTGCCGATACAATCATCCTCGGTGAATGCGGTCACGGTTCCCGTGCAATGCGTTGGGAAGGCCCTAATTGGTTGAAAGAAAAATATCCTGTAAAAACAATTACTGCCGTCGAACTTATTGCTCAGTATATTAAAGACGGAAGAATAAAACCCGATAAATCTAAAATTACCGATAGAGTTACTATTCATGATCCGTGTAATTTGGTTCGTAATGGCGGTATTATCGAAGAACAAAGATATATAGTAAATCAATGTTGCAGCGATTTTGTTGAAATGACTCCGCATGGAATCGATAATTTTTGTTGCGGTGGCGGTGGCGGACAATTAGCTATGAGCGAATACAATGAAAGACGTATGCGAATTGGTAAAATAAAAGCGGATCAGATTCGTGCTACCGGCGCAAAAATAGTTATTACTCCATGTCACAATTGTGTTGACCAGCTCAGTAGTCTGAATATCGAATATAAGCTCGGCGTAACAATTAAAACTATCGCTGAGATTGTCGCAGATGCATTATAG
- a CDS encoding TusE/DsrC/DsvC family sulfur relay protein, giving the protein MAIIEIEGRSFEVDGDGFLVNPQEWNEEVAQLFAKYDGTGELTETHWAVINHIRQHWEKTDMAPMVRSICQDTGVRLREIYTLFPQGPARGACKIAGLPKPDGCV; this is encoded by the coding sequence ATGGCAATAATCGAAATAGAAGGCAGATCTTTTGAAGTAGATGGTGACGGCTTCTTGGTTAATCCTCAAGAATGGAATGAAGAAGTTGCTCAATTATTTGCTAAATACGATGGTACCGGTGAACTTACCGAAACTCACTGGGCTGTTATCAACCATATCCGTCAACATTGGGAAAAAACAGATATGGCTCCAATGGTAAGAAGCATCTGTCAAGATACGGGAGTTAGATTACGTGAAATATATACCCTGTTTCCGCAAGGACCAGCTCGCGGCGCATGTAAAATAGCCGGCTTGCCAAAACCCGACGGCTGCGTATAA